Proteins from one Embleya scabrispora genomic window:
- a CDS encoding ABC transporter permease — protein MTSTTDAAVSPPTDEAATSTATAPAASSPVPRSAESRGALLGYLGDTLALAGRHLTHLRRSPGRLVLVTMTPLVMLVAVGYLFRNSMNVPGGVPYEDFILAGIAVQVGLSGVGPTAIGVALDLRHGLVDRFRSLPIAPSSVLIGRTLADLFVGAVSLTAVSLVGLAVGWRPHEGVLRTAAGFAVLLAFIYTMLWLGILLGTTQKNVEAIDGTGALVLVVFSFLSNAYVGVNGLPEWLRPVAQWNPVTAVITTCRRLWGNDPSGAAGSGFAADHPGVVAAITLTAILVIAVAGSVRGFEKAVGR, from the coding sequence ATGACATCGACGACCGACGCCGCGGTGTCGCCGCCGACCGACGAGGCGGCCACGTCGACGGCCACCGCCCCCGCGGCCTCGTCTCCGGTGCCGCGGTCCGCGGAGTCCAGGGGCGCGCTGCTCGGCTACCTCGGCGACACCCTCGCCCTGGCCGGACGCCATCTGACCCATCTGCGCCGCTCGCCCGGCCGGCTCGTGCTCGTGACGATGACCCCGCTGGTGATGCTCGTCGCCGTCGGCTACCTCTTTCGCAACTCGATGAACGTCCCCGGCGGTGTCCCGTACGAGGACTTCATCCTGGCGGGCATCGCCGTCCAGGTCGGCCTGTCCGGCGTCGGCCCCACGGCCATCGGTGTCGCGCTCGATCTGCGCCACGGCCTGGTGGACCGGTTCCGTTCGTTGCCGATCGCACCGAGTTCGGTGCTCATCGGCCGCACCCTGGCCGACCTGTTCGTCGGCGCGGTCAGCCTGACGGCGGTGTCCCTGGTCGGCCTGGCCGTCGGCTGGCGACCGCACGAGGGCGTGCTGCGCACCGCCGCCGGATTCGCCGTGCTGCTCGCCTTCATCTACACCATGCTGTGGCTCGGAATTCTGCTCGGCACCACTCAGAAGAATGTCGAGGCCATCGACGGTACGGGCGCGCTCGTGCTCGTCGTCTTCAGCTTTCTTTCCAATGCGTACGTCGGGGTGAACGGCCTGCCGGAATGGCTGCGCCCGGTAGCCCAATGGAACCCGGTCACCGCCGTCATCACCACCTGCCGCAGGCTGTGGGGCAACGACCCCTCGGGCGCGGCGGGCAGCGGGTTCGCCGCCGACCACCCCGGTGTGGTCGCCGCCATCACCCTGACGGCGATCCTGGTCATCGCGGTCGCCGGCAGTGTACGGGGCTTCGAGAAGGCCGTCGGAAGGTGA